In Helianthus annuus cultivar XRQ/B chromosome 3, HanXRQr2.0-SUNRISE, whole genome shotgun sequence, a single window of DNA contains:
- the LOC110930685 gene encoding adenylate isopentenyltransferase 3, chloroplastic yields MPIVFHQLPFTLIQIIKYYSQPQPTVTTTVANHPPPSQTTLFLTNINQKMMCKMALAPLLQTPTCSIVKFPKEKVVVVMGATGAGKSRLAIDLAAQYPAEIINSDKMKVYEGLDILTNKITKEERDGMPHHLLGVVDPETDFTAENFVLEASLALKSVVGRKKLPIISGGSNSFIEALVEDREFRSSYETCFLWVDVELSVLYQVLADRIDRKVVNGMVDEVREFYNPKADYSKGIRRAIGVQELDSYFRAIDSSYTDEKTLDMLLDSAIHEMKINTCKLARRQVEKIHQLINVKGWQINRLDATKVYKKNHSEDADGNKISIEF; encoded by the exons ATGCCAATCGTGTTCCACCAATTACCATTCACATTAATTCAAATCATAAAATATTATTCACAGCCACAGCCAACAGTCACCACAACCGTCGCAAACCACCCACCGCCGTCACAAACCACCCTCTTTCTCACAAACATTAACCAAAAAATGATGTGCAAGATGGCTCTAGCGCCCTTACTGCAAACACCCACCTGCTCCATCGTTAAATTTCCAAAAGAAAAAGTTGTGGTTGTGATGGGTGCCACCGGTGCCGGAAAATCAAGACTTGCCATAGACCTTGCAGCCCAATATCCGGCCGAGAtaataaactcggacaaaatGAAAGTGTACGAAGGTTTAGATATTCTCACTAACAAAATCACAAAGGAAGAACGTGACGGAATGCCACACCATCTCCTTGGAGTTGTTGATCCTGAAACCGATTTCACTGCTGAAAACTTCGTCCTAGAGGCTTCACTTGCCTTGAAATCAGTTGTTGGGAGAAAGAAGCTGCCCATAATTTCCGGTGGATCGAATTCTTTCATCGAAGCATTGGTTGAGGATCGCGAGTTTCGATCTAG TTACGAGACTTGCTTTTTGTGGGTTGACGTGGAATTGTCGGTGCTTTACCAAGTACTAGCTGACCGCATTGACCGCAAGGTGGTCAACGGGATGGTGGATGAAGTCAGAGAGTTTTACAACCCTAAGGCTGACTACTCGAAAGGGATCCGAAGAGCAATTGGCGTGCAAGAACTTGATTCGTACTTTCGTGCAATTGATTCATCTTACACCGATGAAAAAACTCTCGACATGTTATTGGATTCAGCCATCCACGAAATGAAGATCAACACATGCAAGTTGGCACGCCGCCAAGTCGAAAAGATTCACCAGTTAATAAACGTTAAAGGGTGGCAAATTAACCGGTTAGATGCCACTAAAGTTTATAAGAAAAACCATAGTGAAGACGCTGATGGCAACAAAATTTCTATTGAATTTTAA